Sequence from the Pseudopipra pipra isolate bDixPip1 chromosome 16, bDixPip1.hap1, whole genome shotgun sequence genome:
GCTGGAAGCCAAGGTATGAATAAGGTGCATAAATCTATACTGGGGTTTGTGTCCATGGTGTTATATTTCTGTAGGCTTCTATGTTATATAAGCAAGGCCATCCAAGGATAGCAGAGACTTCATTTTCTCTGCTGTATTTCTCACACTGCATTAAAACCTCTTTCACTGCTTGTAAGTAATTGAAAACTAaacagaaaggaggagaaaaccATTCTAACTGTATGAAAACATGAATGACAGCTGGACAAGACAAGAGACAAGTTCATACTGCTTTAGAGTTTACCTGGACACTGTGTGCTTTTCATGAGAAAGCTAAGAAATAagtaaagcaattttttttgtttcccttccccctctccacAGTCTAACTCAGCATTTCTGGTCTTCCTCAGGCTCCTATGGCATGGGAGGCACTCCCAGGGCAAGAGTCTGTATGTCCTACTAAAACTAGATAATACCTCGACCACCTCAGACTAAAACAATGAAAACTGATCAAAAGGGACTAGACTTTCGTTTATTCAAATTAAAAGAATGTTGTAGAATACTAATTTTCTGTAAATTGGCTTATTTAAAATGATGCAGGAAACCAGTGATAAAATCCATGTCCTTGCTTTTACTATTTAATTATATTCTCTTTGcatgcagttttctttttctgatcaAAAGACTGCTCCATATGTAAGAGAAAGCTTAAAAGAGATCCAAGTTCAGTCAGAAATCTGAGGCACGAGATAGAATGGCAGAGTTCTTATCCCAGCTGATGAACAGTGTCAGTTCAATGACTTAGAGAGGCAGGTTCAGAGGTATCAATTGGGGTTTCAGATCAGAGTTTCAGATCAATTTGCCAGCAGAAACACACTGGCATTAGAAAATCCTAAACACTGTGAAAGTTACCCTGATTTCAGATACCCTTACTGAATAACTTGATTCAgtaatttcattctttttcacCAAAGATGCATGTATTTGTGATTGCAGCTTGCAGATGGAAACAGTGAGAATTGAGTCAAATAAATCCTTAATGGGAATGTCTTGAAATTTGCAGGCTTCTGTCACTGGTAGAAATAAGGATGTGACACCATCATGGAAGAATATTATCTGTCATTCTAGTCTGTTTTTCACTATGTGGAGATGGAATACTTTAGCTGTGATTGAAGTTTCGCTATGATTCGGTTTTGGctgaatcttaaaaaaaaaaaggtatgaaTGTTCAATCAAGAATGACAATCAAATGAAGTTTTCATTTTGCCAGGCACATCCTGCAGCCACATGTGCTCGGGGTTTGCAGGGTGCCAGCTGTCACAGGCTACTGAGACCTTGATTtgagcaaaagaagaaaaaattacttttgtggAAACTGAATTTTGAAACTTAGTATTGCTGGAAGGCATATGAGCTGCCCAGCTATCACAGGAATCTGTGACCCCTCCTTTTTGTGCCACAGGGACTCATTGTCTCAGTTGCTGTCCCTCAAAGAACCAAAACCATTGCTGCCTTAGGAACTAAAGGCTCATTTTGGCAGACTTGCGGGAAAGATGAATATGGATTACTGGCCTCTCATTGCTGTGGAGAACTGTGGAAGGAATGATTGATTATCTGCTCATTAGCAGCAGGAGAGAGACTGCAGGTCGCTCTTTAGCTAAGTGGAATCGTTTAactcttaaaaaagaaaaggtcagaTATGTGCATTTTTCTGCATCTCCTTAAATAAACATTAGCGAAGAGGAGCTGTAGATGGTCAACAGGCTGGACTGTCATAGGGGCACATTGTATGGAACATGAGAGTGTTCTGCACTAGAATATTGATACACCATGGTCTTGAATGATGTAATTTATTCCCATCACAGAGATGTGAGCACAGCTTGATTTGGAAGGCAGTCAGCCCAGCAGCTTGTCACTATGTCTTTAGGACTCCCTGCCAGTAGCAAATCAGCTGTCAAGGAAAAGGTGTGTTGCTCCTAAGTAAAACATTTTACATCTGAGAAGTTCAAAGTAGCCTTTGCCAATTATTTCATGCAGAGTTCTTTTCCCCACCATCTCCTCCCCAAGCAAATAATTTCTCAGCACCAGCACAACGTGTGCATTACTAACACATGCCCCAGTTAGCTGGCATGTAAAAGAGGAGATCTATTGTTTTAAAAgatcctctttttttccctatgggCCATTACTTTCACCCTTTGTTTTCTAAAATCCTCTACGTACTCACTGCTGGCAGATTTTACGTTTAAAGTTGGTAGCTAATGCTTGATGTGAGAAGaaagtttcaaataaaataGTCTTAAAACCAGCAAAGGCACCgtgcagagagcaggagagtGCTGGACAGGCATTTGGAGCCAGGCATCCCTCACTGGGAAGCAGGTAGGATTGAGCTGCCTGTATATCTGTGGTCAGGCTCAGTGCAGCCTGCCTGCAGTCCTGGCTTTGCTTTGACACTGCACTATTGGGGTCATTTTACAGTTGACAAAttccttttgttatttttatataaacttTTAAATTCTAAACAAGCCTGCAAATAGCAAAAGAAGACTGATGTTTCACTGATTATTCAGATTATTGAATTTTTGGGTCAACTATCTAAAAATCCAAAGGAATGTttattcctgaaagaaaaacttaTGGCATTTTATAGTCTAAGGTatcatttgttttaattaacaGTTAAAAAAGTTTGCATCTTCACCACGCAGTAACTCATTAACTGCTCAGATCTCCGCTGCGAGTTTGGATACAATGGGATGTTTCAGGTGCTTGATGTGCTGTTGATAAGAGGGGTTTGCATGTAGATCCCAGAGCGATACAGCCCCGCGCTGCCGGGCTCTGCCCCAGCATCCAGCTGTGCCTGTTTGGAAGCCAATGCCTGGCTTCCCTCCAAAGCCCGGACTCTGACAGGGGGCTCCAAACCAGCTGCAGCCTCCCGCTTTTCCCAGTGACACGTCTGTGCGCACACACCTACCTTTGACCTCTCCTGGTTTGTTCTGTGGCAGCAAACACCCGAAATTTGCTCAGCTAATACAATAGCCCTGTACTTTTTGACACAAACGCCTGTGGTTAACCTCTGTGGGCTGCCTGCTGCAATAAAATGAAGGGTGGTAGAAGTTAAACAATGGGTGTGACTACCACAAGATGGGTGTTAGTGGGAAAGTGGTGTAACATCCACTTAGCATTCCAGAGATGTGAAATATAATTATGATTTAAATGCCAAAGATGTAAGTTGCAGGATGAGTAACTACAAGGACATGAAAGCCTTCCTTATCTTCCTTTCTATCCCACTCAGAATCATTTTGCACACCCACAAAACTAATAAAAGTAGTGTCACTTGATGAAATTACACCTGATACATGACTTGTACCGTCACTTACATTTCTGTCAGTGTGGGCTCTGTTTACACCAAAGAAAAAATTCCAATCTCATTTACAACATTTTAAGTTGGAAGTGATTTTGCTCTCAGTGGAATTATTCTCTGTTTATACTCCCACTCAGATCAGAATCTGACCTAGGCTTTGAATTTTGTCTTATTTGCTCTCATCCTTTCCTATGACAGGCAGGGGTCCTCAATCTGTAAAGGGCTCCTCACACCTACATTTATGTATCTTTGCAGAAATGGCTTTTGAGCAGGTCTGTATTGTTAGAAATTGTCAACTAAAtcagcctgggagcagctggtTGCTGAGTGTACATGAATAGCTGCTTAATGTCTTTTACATCATCCAGCATATGTGGGAAGGAGAGCGAGAATGCAAAAGCGCAGCCCATGCCTAGACGAGGGGCTACACACTTCTGTAGCAATTCCAACACAAAGAAGTTAAAGAATGAAAGGGTAAGTTCTAGATAGGGCAGTGGAACAactagtggggaaaaaaagtgagttCTAAACTTTTCAATAACATCTTTATAAACAGATACTCGGTATGTTTAAAATCCAAGAGCAGAAGGTGTGATCAGCTCTGAACAAAGGGCTGGCCCAAGTTGTGGCCTTGGAAATTGTCTGTGTAGATCAGAACTGAAACctgtattttaaacattttttcccctaacattgttcctcttgttttctttatggATTACATGAGAACCTAAGGTGAAAGTTTCTAGCACAGTACTGCCTTTTATTAGCTGTCAGCAGGGAACAAAGAGTATTATCAGCTCCACAAAGGTGACACCTTCAGATAAAAGCACAGGAGTGAGGCCAGGATTTGGGACTCAGTTTGTGCTTGGTTAGACCTTGTAATtgaactgtttgttttctgtacaAAATATGCATGGGGCAGGGGTAAGCAGTGATTTTTCAGATATATGTTCATCTGTGGCTTTGTGTCTGACTAATTTCATTGCCTGAAGTGGAGCTGTAGAGTGGATAAATTGAAGCACTTACTCCATAGTGTTTGATGAGCTGGGACTACTTAGTTATAATGTTGTGGATATTTGTTTCCTAGAAATACTGTAAACATTTACTAGAAATACCTTCTGCTGGGTAGGAAGAACAATTTTCCatctaggggaaaaaatatgatTAGTTAAACATGTTAGAATAcaaatagcaaaataaaattgttttctcttacaaaccagagaaaaagaGTTCATGAAACCATGAAAGTCTTCAGATCATAGCAACAGTTAAGACAAAAAAGCCTAGGATTTAatagtttgggattttttacaATAAAGAACTATGGGCCAAATCCTGTCTTCATGTTAGTATCAGTAATTCCAACTTTGGTGAGTGTCTGGAGCCACAGGAGGCCCGTTCTGGTCAGTCACCGTGGCAGAGGCAGCCACTTGAGAACGGAATGGCCTGGGAAGACTTTGGCTCAAGCCTCTCTTCCACAACCCAGAAAAACAGGAATTGCCACAGACTGCAAGGAGATGAGCGATAGCACATTGCCACACTTCCCACAGTAGTTTGGGTGCATGCATTagaaagcagcttttcctcatgtgggaggaaaagagggaaagagcaCTCCCTCCAGAGGGCAGCTCAGGCTATCTGAATAACTCTGCTCCAAACTGTCCTCTGGAGGAGCCATTCCCAGCACACAGGTCTGATTTCAGGATAGATTCAGCCACAGTAATTAGAGTTCCAGGTTGGCAAGTGGATCCTGAGACAGTCAGATAATGTCCTGTCCCTGACACTTGTTCCTCACTGCATCCATACACTTACTTGGGAGTGCTGCTGCATCTTCCTTTGGGACAGTAAAGTGCCTTTGACAGTTGTGGTGCCCCAAAAGCAGAAGTCATTGTTTCTGTTAACTTAATCCATGTCAGAAATGTTGTTATTCCAGAAGTGGATTTGTCTCAGGGATATCTGTGGTCTGGCATGAAATAGTGTAACCATTTATATGATAAAAGGCTCAATTACATAAAACAAGAATAGgatttcattctttcttctgaCAAATATTCTTATCACACCTGGAGGCTGATTCAGTGGGCTCAGCAGGTACACAGCTCTCTGAAAATCAAGACATTCAGGACTTTCCTAAATCCACAGTTAGTCTGCCTCTCCTGCAGTGCTTAGATAAAATAGCTTTCATCACCTTTTCATCACATCAAACTCCAGCTGAATCATTACTGCCTCCTGTCACGGTACCACAAACAAGCTTCTCAGCCCCTGAGGCCTACACAGGTTTTCATCAATATCGTGGTGGGTTTATCACGTATTTCATTCACAGATCTCAAGATGCTTTGCAAAGATAGGGTCAGCACTGGTACAACGACGTCTCAGGAAGGGGGGCACTTACAGTTTCGGTGACTTGCCCAATGTCTGTTGCAAAACAGCCGTGAAACAGAACCCAGGCATTCTTGTACCAGGCTTGTGATTCAGCAAAGCACTAAACCAAGTGCTTAACTTTGAGCATGAACTCAAGCTGTTTGAATGGAGACAGATTTAAGTATCAGTTTAAATACTTTGCTGGACTGGGTCTTCAGCTTTCAACAGCTAATTGTTGTTTACAGCtatttcagggttttttcatACAGCTCAGCATATTTTTAGatgatggaaatatttttaaactaattcAATGGTGTGAAAACACGTACTGCTTGCTGGCCTTTTAGCAACTCAAATGTTCATGCATATGTTTGGGGgtttgtgttgtcttttctaGATGACCCCAGCGACTCGACAAAAAGTTCTTGGCCTTTACCGCAAGATATTTCAAATAGCCAAAAAATGGCAGTCGGCATCAGGACAGACAGAGGAGACTGTTAAAGAGAAAGAGTACATTCAAAATGAGGCCAGAACGTTATTCCGAAAAAACAAACACGTGAGTGTCCTTACAGCTTTGAATTTCttgctctttccttccttcctcttgcTCTTTGCACTGTCTCAGTGACTGGATGCTAAGATACGAATATAAGAACTGAGCTCCCAAAATTTTATTCACCTTAAATGGTTTGGGTGTATTTGGgttataatttaaatttcatCCTTGAGAAAAGTCAAACCATTTCAGCTCTTCATTAACTGCTGTAGAAGTCTAAAAGGTCTCTTTTCACTAAAAAAGTgccaagaaaaattaaattccaaAGATACTGCCTGTGTAATTGAAGCAGCTTTTGATCTTTACAAAGTTAGCTAAGTGTATCATTACCCATGCAATGGCAAACAGAGCTcagcagcttctttttttcttttcaaagcagcAATTATTGGcacttcttttaaaagaagcactttaatttttttcttaaggaagAAATTTCAAACCCCTTTTGAAAGAGGCGATACAGACTCCATGGTAATCAAAGGTCCTTCTTGTAATTCAAGATCACAATTTTTACTTATAGCCCATATTGCTCTAGGACTAAATTGAAGTAATGCAAagtcaaaaaattaatttaagtcATAATTTACACCACATTTCTGACTTCAAAGGGAGTTTCTGGATAGCATGGTAAGAGAATGTGCACCAAGGAGtgtccttcctttctcctctaGCTACCTCACAGAGTGACGGATGGGTGAGTGTGGCTTTTTCATGGATGTATTAGTAGTTTACATGTGTATTGtctttttacagagaaaatacCATGTTTGGGTAAGAAACTCCTCCTTTAGCTTCAGTCCTGACAGCCTCTGGGCCTTAACATCCAGCACCATCACACCCAGAGCTGTTGAGTCAAGGAAAATACTGATGTTACCTTTTATGGATGTGAACAATACAATCCTTGTATCCTTGGGATTGCCAGAACAAGCTAAAGAAAGTCACGTGGCTGTGCATCATTTACACTTGAGCTTCCAGCTGCTAATTGCTGtacttttacaaaatatttgtttgtatGATCTTAGGTAACAGATCCAAAGCTGATTGAGCAGTGCATAGAAGAATGTGAGGCAAGAATAGAAATTGGACTGCACTATAATATCCCCTACCCGAGACCTGTGAGTACAAATCCAGTCACAAAGCCTTCAGCATTACCTGCTTAGCTCTCCCTGCACAATGAAACCATGAGTTTACATCACTGTCACTGCACTGCATTTTTAGATGAGCTGGCATTTAAATGTGTGCTAAATCAGAGCCAAGTGTACATTGAAACCTTCTCCATCTATCTTCTTTCACTGTAAATTGTCAGGTTTCTTCTCAAAATAAGGAGTCAAAGCCTAAATGGAGTTGTGTGAGCCAAACTCCCGAGGCCTGTGAATATTTAGCCAGTCTTGTCTGACCAAAGAATGTAGAAAAAGATGGTAATGGAATCAAATAATAAACAAGaatgagagaataaaaatacttaattgCATCTGCCatagataaaataattttcatagcCTACATTACTGGTCATAAATCAAGTCCTGTGGAAACACTTGTCTAtgttgctgcttcttttcccttcttcctagAGAAAAACATACCCAAGATTACTGAAATACTGGAAGTTGCAGCAGTGTCTTCTATTGCACCACTCAATACAGtttcctccctgcccagtcacttTTGTCTGTAGTACTTTATGTTGCCTCCCAAAGAGGCTTCCTCTCTACTCCTGTTAATTAGTTTATATTTTCACATCTATAGTTCCCTGATCAATGCAGTCACGGTCAAAAGCAAATTGTATCTTCATCAGATTCTTGCCTAAAATATGGTCACTGTCAGCATCTCTTTCACAATACAGAATTACAGTGCACATCTGGCAAACAGTGTTCCTAGAAATGGGCCTAAAATGTGTTCTCTACAGTGGCTTCAAAACCCCAAAGGATCAGCTCTCTCAGACAAACTAGATGATTATTATTTCTGAGATTCTAGAAATCTCTACTCCTGCTTTAGTCAGTGCTTTTACTACTATTTGCACCTAAACAGCCATCTTACAGCCTGACAGCCTCAGCAACAATAACATCTGACTGCTACCACCTACGTTTTCCAGTCACTTAGGGGGGGTTACAGCTGCATGACTCCCACGGAGAGTCTTATGAAATAAAAAGACTTTGTCAATCAAAGGAAGAGCCTGTCACCTATTGCTCCTTCTGCTTGTGGAGTCAATGACATTGATTGTGCATTTTAATGTGGCATATATAATCACGACAAAAAGAAGGCAGGCTTTCAATACATACAGTTTGGGGTTATTTTGTGACTTCTTAAGTAGGTATGAATAAATCACACAGTGCTTCAAGACATCTACTGAGGAATTTTTAGGATTATCTAGGTCTTATTGTTCTGGAACAGCAGTCCTACTTCAACAAGTATTTTATCATTACAGTCTGATATCAAACTGCAAAACAAGGTTACTAAGGCCTAAAACATAGGATTTTAATAAACACAACATTTAGGGCCTGAAAGTTACTCCACTAATCTCTCCTTAGACAGTGCTCCTCCTAGAAATCTAATAACCTGGATAGAGACAATACACTTGCCCTCTCCAACGTGTGAAGAAACTATTTAAATCTCAGTGACACCTAGTCTGTATATatgctgccttttttcttcccagtttgCTCCTAACTGgtgggattttcttttccagatccATCTGCCTCCTATGGGTCTCGCCCATAAACAAGGTCGTACGTTGCGACACCAGGAAAAGTTAAGGAAGATTTCTAAGCCAATATACCTGAAATCCCATGATGAAGTTTCATAGCCCACCACTTAAGCTGTGATGTGTAATCACATCCTTTAAGCTGTGAACTGCAGTCCAGGTGATTTGTGTGCACAACTGTGAACTAAGGTGTTTTGGTCACTTGCTCACACATTTCCTGAGGCCAAAAAGCCAATTGATACATTGCATATGATGGATAAAGTTGgtctattatttatttatattatttttaaccACTGACTTGTCAATAAAACTAACACTTTTCAAGGAGTGAGGTGTGATACAAAGATTACTTTGACATCAGGACAAATTACAGCAGGTTCTCAAACTCAATCTATAGCAGGATTGTCTGATGGTTTCAGGATTCTGTGTGCTCAGTTGTAACTCAGTTGTGCCTTGTGTAAGGGTCAGTCAAAATTAAGGAAATCCAGGAGAATCAAGCAGATTCTTGATCTTCTGAACACAAGTGGGAACACAATGACTGCATCATGCAgctgctttccttcctctcttgtccctgctctgcctgttgTCCCTGGGGAAACGTTGCAGTTTCATAGTACCTCTGTGGTGAAGTTCTGTTTCTGAATGGGCAGTAGCAAAGACACAACTGAAGTGCCCACtactccttctttttcctttttgcaaaTTGCAGAGGGATGGTCTAGAGACTCCAAGTCagcttttcccccttcctttggAGAGGGTGTGGATGTGAAATGCAAAGTTTGGAATGCCATTACACAACTCTGAGTAAAACATTCCAGTGTTGGGTTCCTTAGGTTCCCATGTATGGACTGACTGAAAATTCTCCCTTCAGAGTATCACGAGTATGGAAACAAGCTTAGGATGCTTTGGTGTGAGGACCATGTTTTCACATGGTCAGTCTTGCAGCATAATCACCGTGGGGACTTTCTCAACAATTATTTTAACTTTAGTGTGAGGTTTTAGCTCTCAGATTATGGACAGAACCCCAACTTTAGTAAAAGGAAGTATCTACAAGTCTCTAAAGTTTGAGGGGTATTTCTGTTTCACAGATGCCTCTTGAatggaattaaaattaaatgaattttCCTCTCACTGGCCGTCAATTACTTTGCCtcattttcagtcctctgaCTTTACCAGGCTGTTCTTGAGGAAAGCTGGGGGAGCCTTTCATCCCTCAGGCTGAAAGTAACAATGAGACCAAGCTGTGGACAAGAGCCACACTGTACTGGATACTACCTAAGCACAGTCCACAGAGCTTTAAGGAAAACCTATTCTAGCCCAAAGTTAATAGtagcaaaaaaaagcaaattttaaaaatgcagtgtgTATGATTTCCTGTTAAAGTGGGGGAAATCAGTGAAATCTCCTCTTCTGAGATCTCCAATTCATCCTAAACTCTCCAAGCTCTAATAGACAATGACAAAGAAATATTCTTGTCAACCTGAAAAGTAAGTTAGAACTGGTCATGTGCAGAACAGACTGACAGTCCCTCCCCCAGGAATGCACTCCTAAGAGTGAAAAAAAGCACAAGCGGATGAGAAAGTACAAGGAAACAATAACAGGAGTGAATCAGCATGACAGGTACTGGCTGGCCCAATTTCTCACTGCCCTTCATGGCTCCAGTCCACAAAGGTATCTATTTCCATATAGTTATTTCCTGGGAATGCCACATGTGGGAAGTAATAGGTAAAATGCCATTGTTCTGCCTGTCAGTGGGATCTTTGCAAATTTAGTGCTGTCAGGAAGACACAGAAGTCCTTTAGCCTAGGAAAAGGGGGATGGAAtaaagagagtaaaaaaataacatgattATACACACTGCTTAATCCTTCACTGAAAGAAGTCCAAATACAGTCTTTTCCTACCCTCATTCTGATACACCACTGTAGGCATGTGTCAACTGAGCCAAATCAAAATGTGCAGAGACAAGGGGTTTGAATGGAAGCTTAAGCTCCCTTTTTGCCATTAAAGTATCATTTGAATCTTTTGAATTGTTAAAATTCCTGTGGTTAATGAAGGTGCTGATGCTGTGACACATCGGGTGAATAAACAGCTTTGTAAACAAGCAGTCTGAATTTACTGTCTCTGTTATAGTCACAACTCTTTCCTAAGCACATACCGTAAGATTTAgattatttcaaaaaaaaatccctaaaatcACAGAAGATTTACACCAAATTGAAAGAACAACATGAGTTTGAGTTTACTACTGAAGGAAAATACAAACaagcaattttaaaaaggaTCAAGTAGCCTTGATAACTCAAAGAAGTTACTGCTTAACTGAGAAGCCAGCAAGTTGAACTGTAGTGACAGCATCACATTATTTGAGATGCCTTAAAATGCTAGAAAGCCTaatgatttttcaaaataagtGTTGGAAAAATTATTAACTAGTGCCTCATCCTCATTACTCTCCAGCACCAGAAAGCAAAGACTACGATTTGTTGAAACCTCGGGCTGTTCTGCTAAAGGAAGGACTAGATCAGCACTTTTGTCAAGTCTGGAGAGAAAAACCTTTATTTTGCAGCTTAAGTTAAACTCTGTATGGAAAGGAGAATGTGCCTTAACTGGAGTCCTTTGTTTTGGAGGTCAAACCATTTTGAGTgagttttataaaaaaaaattcatctgcAACTCAGTCCAGCAGGTCAGCAAACATCTCAACTGGTACTCTTGTATTAAATGCCAAGGACTGTATAGCTTCTGTCAAGAAGTATCCCAATGATTGCCCAATATGTCATTCCTACACATTAATTTTACTTGCAAAAAGATGTTGTCCTAAAATGCCTCTGAGTTCTGCAGAATTTATAATGCACTGCAACCAGTCAGTGTACACTCTGTCCTGTACTTCCTGAACTTTCTCCTATTCCCCTACCAGTAAATACCGTCTCTTTCTAATTTATCACTGTAGTCAGGAGATGCTTTAGCGTGATTTAGAAGAAAAGATTACATTAACTTtatattttttagaaataaaaaccCTGAGTTAGTTGCATGAACTCTCCTGCAAGCTACCATTGCTAACTTATGGTAGACAATAAGTTGCAGTAAT
This genomic interval carries:
- the LYRM1 gene encoding LYR motif-containing protein 1 isoform X1; the protein is MNSCLMSFTSSSICGKESENAKAQPMPRRGATHFCSNSNTKKLKNERMTPATRQKVLGLYRKIFQIAKKWQSASGQTEETVKEKEYIQNEARTLFRKNKHVTDPKLIEQCIEECEARIEIGLHYNIPYPRPIHLPPMGLAHKQGRTLRHQEKLRKISKPIYLKSHDEVS
- the LYRM1 gene encoding LYR motif-containing protein 1 isoform X2, translating into MTPATRQKVLGLYRKIFQIAKKWQSASGQTEETVKEKEYIQNEARTLFRKNKHVTDPKLIEQCIEECEARIEIGLHYNIPYPRPIHLPPMGLAHKQGRTLRHQEKLRKISKPIYLKSHDEVS
- the LYRM1 gene encoding LYR motif-containing protein 1 isoform X3 yields the protein MIRFWLNLKKKKMTPATRQKVLGLYRKIFQIAKKWQSASGQTEETVKEKEYIQNEARTLFRKNKHVTDPKLIEQCIEECEARIEIGLHYNIPYPRPIHLPPMGLAHKQGRTLRHQEKLRKISKPIYLKSHDEVS